One genomic segment of Rivularia sp. PCC 7116 includes these proteins:
- a CDS encoding AI-2E family transporter: MAVMFKLPRWLSLGLAFPLFILNAWVLLGVINYLQPLVNIVIAAILLAFVLEYPIGFLQKRRVNRNFATAGVLLLALIIFAALAITVLPLILEQVNELVNILPAWIDSGTQQLQTFQNWAATQQLPINLSGLLPDILNRLSNQVQSLSGRIIGLAFGTIGSVFNILLTVVLTLYMILNGDRLWEGILKWFPERIGKQVSESLSEDFQNYFIGQATLATILATGLSLAFVALRVPLNLLFALVIGFFALFPFGTGIGITLVSLLVGLKNFWLGIEVLTVAVAIDQFNYNFVAPRILSKFTGLNPVWVVISLLIGAKLLGVLGLLVAIPLGSFFKSVADGWRDGEFNIVDEKQLEEEKLGVES; the protein is encoded by the coding sequence ATGGCTGTTATGTTCAAACTGCCGCGATGGTTAAGTTTAGGATTGGCTTTTCCGTTGTTTATTCTGAATGCTTGGGTATTGCTTGGGGTTATCAATTATCTTCAACCCTTAGTCAATATAGTTATTGCTGCGATATTATTAGCTTTTGTTTTAGAATATCCGATTGGTTTTTTGCAAAAACGACGGGTAAATCGTAATTTTGCAACTGCGGGAGTCTTATTATTAGCGCTGATAATATTTGCGGCTTTAGCAATTACAGTACTACCGTTAATTCTCGAACAGGTAAACGAATTAGTTAATATATTGCCAGCTTGGATTGATTCTGGTACGCAGCAGTTACAAACTTTTCAAAATTGGGCTGCGACTCAACAGCTACCAATTAATCTTAGTGGTTTACTTCCCGATATACTAAATAGATTATCCAACCAAGTTCAAAGTTTAAGCGGAAGAATAATAGGTTTAGCATTCGGTACAATCGGCAGCGTTTTCAATATTTTGCTGACGGTAGTGCTAACTTTGTACATGATTTTAAACGGCGATCGCCTGTGGGAGGGGATATTAAAATGGTTTCCCGAACGCATTGGTAAACAGGTAAGCGAGTCTTTGAGTGAAGACTTTCAGAACTACTTTATCGGACAAGCTACTTTAGCTACGATTTTGGCAACTGGGTTAAGTTTAGCTTTTGTAGCGTTGCGAGTTCCTTTAAATTTATTATTTGCTTTAGTTATTGGATTTTTTGCTTTATTTCCTTTCGGTACTGGTATAGGAATTACTTTAGTTAGCTTATTGGTAGGGTTGAAAAACTTTTGGTTGGGAATCGAAGTTTTAACTGTAGCGGTAGCGATTGACCAATTTAACTATAATTTTGTAGCTCCACGCATTTTAAGTAAATTTACGGGCTTAAATCCAGTCTGGGTAGTAATTTCTTTGTTAATTGGAGCGAAATTGTTAGGAGTATTGGGATTATTAGTTGCGATTCCCTTGGGTAGCTTCTTTAAAAGCGTTGCCGATGGTTGGCGAGATGGGGAATTTAATATTGTTGATGAGAAGCAATTGGAAGAAGAAAAGTTAGGAGTAGAAAGTTAG
- a CDS encoding APC family permease codes for MSNSKKKLTVSLELSEKQASLGLFDAVSIIVGIVIGAGIFETPALVAANAGNGIKLIGLWLVGGIISLIGALCFAELATTYPHPGGSYYYLHRAFGKRIAFLFAWARLSVVQTGSIALLAFVFGDYTAQIFSLDGLGNIGNYSASIYAGLAIIISTGLNIIGIRQGKRAQNWLSVLKILGLILVVIAGLIFAFTFAPAQPPPTSSNASNNLGLGLVFVLLSYGGWNEAAFISAELKNAKRNILRSLILSIGIITAIYILINFAYLQGLGINGMANSKAVAADLMRQANGESGAIFISLLISISTLGALNASVLTGARSNYALGKDFSLFSFLGKWNNATNTPTNAYLLQGIIALALIVLGSITRKGFETMVDFTAPVFWFFFLLCGLSLFILRNREFHVERAFQVPLYPLTPIIFCLTCGYLIYSSTVYTGIGSLVGVVVVLIGIPLAVSSEQ; via the coding sequence GTGAGTAACTCGAAAAAGAAACTGACAGTATCGCTCGAATTGTCGGAAAAACAAGCTTCTCTAGGATTATTCGATGCTGTTTCGATAATTGTGGGGATTGTCATTGGAGCGGGAATTTTTGAAACTCCTGCTTTGGTAGCTGCAAATGCTGGCAATGGAATAAAGTTAATTGGGCTGTGGCTTGTTGGTGGTATCATCTCTTTAATTGGAGCTTTATGCTTTGCAGAGTTGGCAACAACTTATCCCCATCCAGGTGGTAGCTATTACTATCTACACCGCGCATTCGGTAAACGAATTGCTTTTTTATTTGCTTGGGCACGTTTGAGTGTAGTGCAAACTGGTTCGATTGCTCTTTTGGCGTTTGTTTTTGGTGACTATACCGCACAGATATTTAGTTTAGATGGCTTAGGTAATATTGGTAATTATTCAGCATCTATCTATGCGGGTTTAGCCATAATTATCTCAACTGGGTTGAATATTATTGGGATTCGGCAAGGTAAACGAGCGCAAAACTGGTTAAGCGTTTTAAAAATTTTGGGTTTGATTTTAGTTGTAATTGCTGGGTTGATTTTCGCATTCACTTTTGCTCCCGCTCAACCACCACCTACCTCGTCGAATGCTTCTAATAATTTGGGTTTAGGATTAGTCTTCGTGCTTTTGAGTTATGGAGGTTGGAATGAAGCAGCTTTTATTTCTGCTGAATTAAAAAATGCCAAACGCAATATTCTACGCTCTCTAATATTAAGTATTGGCATCATCACGGCTATTTATATACTGATTAATTTTGCTTACCTCCAAGGTTTGGGAATCAATGGAATGGCTAACTCTAAAGCTGTCGCTGCTGATTTAATGCGGCAAGCTAATGGTGAATCTGGAGCAATTTTTATTAGTTTGCTAATTAGTATTTCCACCCTGGGAGCGCTCAATGCCAGTGTTCTCACTGGAGCCAGAAGTAACTATGCTTTAGGAAAGGATTTCTCGCTGTTTTCCTTCCTGGGAAAGTGGAACAATGCTACTAATACCCCAACAAATGCATATCTGCTTCAAGGAATCATTGCTTTAGCATTGATAGTGCTAGGAAGCATAACCCGCAAAGGTTTTGAAACTATGGTGGATTTTACAGCCCCAGTGTTTTGGTTCTTTTTCTTACTCTGTGGTTTGTCTCTGTTTATCTTAAGAAACCGAGAATTCCATGTAGAAAGAGCTTTCCAAGTTCCTCTCTATCCATTAACACCGATTATCTTTTGCCTGACTTGTGGTTATTTAATTTACTCAAGTACTGTTTATACGGGTATAGGTTCGCTTGTTGGTGTAGTTGTGGTTTTGATTGGAATTCCGTTAGCAGTGAGCAGTGAACAGTGA
- a CDS encoding class I SAM-dependent methyltransferase, producing the protein MIVERIKTLIVIGLSISTLGMISCSKESVQAEQNLTSGDETPSVNISKTPKADVPYVPTANEVVEKMLKMAKVSSNDVVYDLGSGDGRIPIAAVKQYNAQKATGVEINPDLVKESRENAKKAGVSDKVEFLQQDLFKTNFSDATVVTLYLLPAINLKLRPKLLQELKPGTRIVSHAFDMGDWKPERVEQVRDKNGRSYTLYQWTVPENVPKNLLEQ; encoded by the coding sequence ATGATTGTCGAGCGTATCAAAACTTTAATTGTTATCGGTTTGAGTATTTCAACTTTAGGGATGATTAGCTGTAGCAAAGAGAGTGTTCAAGCGGAACAGAATCTAACGTCAGGAGATGAAACACCATCAGTAAATATCTCAAAAACTCCAAAGGCTGATGTACCTTATGTACCAACAGCCAATGAAGTTGTGGAAAAAATGCTGAAAATGGCTAAGGTTTCTAGTAACGATGTTGTTTACGATTTGGGTAGCGGTGATGGACGTATTCCTATCGCTGCTGTTAAACAATACAATGCTCAAAAAGCTACTGGTGTGGAAATTAATCCCGATTTAGTCAAAGAAAGTCGAGAAAATGCGAAAAAAGCCGGTGTTAGCGATAAAGTCGAGTTTTTACAGCAAGATTTATTCAAAACAAATTTTAGCGATGCGACAGTGGTAACGCTTTATTTATTACCTGCAATCAACTTGAAACTGCGACCAAAATTATTACAGGAACTCAAACCAGGTACCCGAATCGTTTCCCATGCTTTTGACATGGGTGATTGGAAACCAGAGCGCGTTGAGCAAGTAAGGGATAAAAACGGACGCAGCTATACCCTCTACCAATGGACTGTACCCGAAAACGTTCCCAAAAATCTGCTTGAACAGTGA
- a CDS encoding TetR/AcrR family transcriptional regulator codes for MHLIMATVVEHRETKQKLLEKALDLIWENNYDCVGIVQICTQAGVTKGAFYHYFKSKSDLAAAALEARWLKVRNSFDRVFSPQNTSLERVDFYCELIISMQAAKHAQTGRVLGCPFISTGQSTSEDKLRSISVEITERMTKYFTSLVADAQREGIVDKDLNPINIARYMYVFVQGVLTIGRLKNDLESVKTDLKPGLLRILGVSE; via the coding sequence ATGCATTTAATTATGGCAACTGTTGTAGAACATAGAGAAACCAAACAAAAGCTGTTAGAGAAAGCTTTGGATTTGATTTGGGAAAATAATTACGATTGCGTGGGTATTGTCCAAATTTGTACGCAAGCAGGAGTTACTAAAGGTGCTTTTTATCATTACTTTAAATCAAAGTCTGATTTAGCAGCAGCAGCATTAGAAGCACGCTGGTTAAAGGTTAGGAATAGTTTTGACCGCGTGTTTTCTCCGCAAAATACATCTTTAGAAAGAGTTGATTTTTACTGCGAACTGATAATATCCATGCAAGCAGCAAAACACGCTCAAACCGGACGAGTGCTTGGTTGTCCGTTTATCTCCACGGGACAAAGTACCAGTGAAGATAAGCTCAGAAGTATTTCTGTGGAAATTACTGAGCGGATGACTAAATATTTTACTTCCCTGGTTGCGGATGCTCAACGAGAAGGTATAGTGGATAAAGATTTAAATCCAATTAATATTGCTCGATACATGTATGTATTTGTACAGGGAGTCTTAACCATTGGTAGATTGAAAAATGATTTGGAGTCTGTTAAAACTGATTTAAAACCAGGACTATTAAGAATTTTAGGTGTATCTGAATAA
- a CDS encoding efflux RND transporter periplasmic adaptor subunit translates to MHKIFKSLQISHYLLPPKIMSQLQPPNTVSETELKASLEQNLQHSLEKQDISTDVIAVESKQRKPWLALLLLISVGINGIAFFRVFNPSRQAEKPATAASVKPRPPKAVEVTTISKGNSTRNVQLLGQVESPQQATIKARTTGVIKQMLVQPGDRVTPGMTIAVLDNADQQLELSQAQAQLAQQRSELARLEVGTRPEIIAQREAAVRAARAREAEAVDNLQRRTKLVREGAIAQRLLVEARAAVDNARGERLEAQAELSEAKAGPTREVIEAQKANVAAAMSVVNQAKLQIQRTNIKANSGGVVLQRQVSTGDYLQNGGEIITLVAGDKLDIFLELPEQLSSQVAAGTKVELTARALPQWKGNATITGVVPSADAASRRQTVRVRLDNPPQGLLPGMAIAGNLQLVANTEGFIVSRDALTRKQDKWLVFAVDSGNVKQIEVEMVADMGQQVAISGQELKSGQQIVLRGGDGLRDGAKVKVKG, encoded by the coding sequence ATGCATAAAATTTTCAAATCTTTACAAATTAGTCATTATCTATTACCCCCCAAAATCATGAGTCAATTGCAGCCACCAAATACAGTTTCAGAAACGGAATTAAAAGCGAGTTTAGAGCAAAATTTGCAGCATAGTTTAGAAAAGCAAGATATAAGTACGGACGTTATAGCTGTAGAGAGCAAGCAAAGAAAACCTTGGTTAGCGCTGTTATTATTAATCTCGGTTGGAATTAACGGAATAGCATTTTTTAGAGTATTTAATCCCAGTCGTCAAGCTGAGAAACCAGCAACGGCTGCCTCTGTTAAACCACGTCCACCAAAAGCTGTAGAAGTAACAACGATATCGAAGGGGAATAGTACTAGAAACGTACAATTATTGGGACAGGTAGAATCTCCGCAACAAGCTACTATCAAAGCTAGAACTACTGGTGTTATCAAACAAATGCTGGTACAACCGGGTGATAGAGTTACACCGGGGATGACAATCGCAGTACTTGATAATGCCGATCAGCAATTAGAACTTTCCCAAGCACAAGCTCAGCTTGCTCAACAAAGAAGCGAATTAGCAAGATTAGAAGTTGGAACCCGTCCGGAAATTATAGCTCAAAGGGAAGCTGCTGTCCGTGCTGCGAGAGCCAGGGAAGCGGAAGCTGTGGATAATTTGCAGAGAAGAACGAAGTTAGTAAGAGAAGGTGCGATCGCGCAAAGATTGTTGGTAGAAGCAAGAGCCGCGGTAGACAATGCCAGGGGAGAAAGATTAGAAGCACAAGCGGAATTATCAGAAGCAAAAGCTGGTCCCACTCGTGAAGTGATTGAAGCGCAAAAAGCTAATGTTGCGGCTGCGATGTCAGTGGTAAATCAAGCGAAATTACAAATCCAGCGCACTAATATAAAAGCAAATTCCGGTGGTGTTGTTTTACAAAGACAGGTAAGTACCGGTGACTACTTACAAAACGGTGGTGAAATAATTACTTTAGTTGCAGGGGATAAGTTAGATATTTTCTTGGAATTACCGGAGCAATTAAGCTCTCAAGTAGCTGCTGGAACTAAGGTAGAATTAACCGCTCGTGCTTTACCGCAATGGAAAGGAAATGCCACAATTACGGGGGTTGTACCTTCAGCGGATGCTGCTTCGAGAAGACAAACAGTAAGAGTGAGATTGGATAATCCACCCCAGGGATTATTACCAGGAATGGCAATTGCAGGGAATTTGCAATTAGTAGCGAATACCGAGGGGTTTATTGTTTCTCGCGATGCATTAACTAGGAAACAAGATAAATGGTTGGTATTTGCTGTTGATAGCGGTAATGTCAAGCAGATAGAAGTTGAAATGGTTGCGGATATGGGACAGCAAGTAGCTATTTCTGGTCAAGAATTAAAATCAGGTCAGCAAATAGTATTGCGTGGTGGAGATGGTTTGAGAGATGGAGCGAAAGTAAAGGTTAAAGGTTAA
- a CDS encoding DoxX family membrane protein, protein MTDERKIQISLAVIRISTAMFFLVWSLRKIIQPESTQGIFSKFYFLEVSSVFSYVAGTIQTLLVLAFLIGLFKTWTYGAILGMHLFSVLSTYKQLFNPYESPNTLFWAAVPALGGLIALFLLRDKDKFLTVKMGRQLTTNTD, encoded by the coding sequence ATGACAGATGAAAGAAAAATTCAGATTAGTTTAGCGGTTATTCGCATTTCCACAGCAATGTTTTTTCTGGTTTGGTCTTTACGAAAAATAATTCAGCCAGAATCAACTCAAGGTATATTTTCTAAGTTCTATTTTTTAGAAGTATCTTCTGTATTTTCCTATGTAGCAGGTACAATTCAAACTCTACTTGTCCTAGCATTTCTAATCGGTTTATTTAAAACCTGGACTTATGGAGCCATTTTAGGAATGCATCTTTTTTCGGTGTTATCAACTTATAAACAGTTATTTAATCCCTACGAAAGTCCAAATACTTTATTTTGGGCTGCTGTTCCTGCTTTGGGTGGATTGATTGCTTTATTTCTATTACGAGATAAAGATAAATTTTTGACTGTGAAGATGGGGAGACAATTAACAACGAACACGGATTAA
- a CDS encoding efflux RND transporter permease subunit, which translates to MSLIKTAVRWRHGTFVLFCILALFGVLSLLSLPLELRPGGDRPEITISTSYSGASPREVEELITRPIEERLEEVQGIQEVTSSSASGISTINLEFNWDSDIDRRLVDVLNKLQQVEALPPEAGESDVEIVSGSSSPMMWTILVAKEGFTPNDEHYRDLVDDVIVPRFRQVQGVGQFLVSGGREREVEVVVDPKALADRNLTIGDVVNALRSNNRDIRGGPLVLGRREYRVRTVSRSTDVKQLEDFVLRRDESGTVYLRDVAKAQMGRKIQDRALIRDNKPAVAVGIVRQPNANVPEISQGIRQALVDLEKRFDREGEGITFDIPYDENDYINQSISFVQGNLMMGAVLAALILLLFLGSLRTVAVIAITIPTTLITVFIVFAALGRSLNVISLASLAFAVGMVVDNAIVVLENVFTHMQMGKSPVKAAIEGTEEVGGAMLASTLTTIAVFAPIVLVQGEAGQLFFDIGIGLSASVLFSLFAALTLVPMLSGLFLNQAEAQRILQGMGNNGAGSREQGTGGERRNNQQIDSLLIASDQIIPNPTNTSPRSKGHPSPYQGEGKGVRFFRNGFLAIQNLITKVSQIFLFFQRRFENFLLATVSWSIGVGRKGRRLIVLAIPVTLLFISFQLLPPADYLPEGNRNLILWLAQPFPGTSIPEAIKLSQGPRDFVSEQPEIMRSLYVHRNGLRAIAAFVEPEQATGNKLDEIVDRFRKQGGNFPGYRFLVPRRVSIFRDPGKEFEVNIVGQDLEQLNQLQQQVMQQLRGLEGVQNARSNFVTGAPELQVIPNRVRLAEVGLSEAELGAVVEAALGGLRASEFTDGKRELDVTVELQNTSVETPEQLRQLPLNIGNGRQVQLSDVAQVVEATGPDAINHVDLERSITLTVNVSREAPLGELIEQTEQQILEPLRETLPTGFRAELAGSADVLSETLMQLGSTFVLSLLITYLLLVALYRSFSFPVLIMATVPMGISGALLSLILANTIPGVVVPLDMITGLGFVILTGVVVNNAILLVDRSLQLQQEGKSYNDSLYLAVKDRLRPIFMSAGTSVLGMLPLAVIPGKGAELYQGLGIVLTGGLAFSTILTPTVVPALMGLLRDFSGNKEIGTKQLQGVDEVEVTNV; encoded by the coding sequence ATGAGTTTAATTAAAACTGCCGTCCGTTGGCGACATGGAACTTTTGTTTTATTCTGTATTTTGGCACTATTCGGTGTTTTATCTTTATTAAGTCTGCCTTTGGAATTGCGCCCTGGTGGCGATCGCCCGGAAATTACAATTAGTACTAGTTATTCTGGTGCTAGCCCTAGGGAAGTTGAGGAGTTAATTACTCGTCCAATAGAGGAAAGGTTGGAAGAAGTACAAGGAATCCAGGAAGTTACTAGTAGTAGTGCTTCTGGTATTAGTACTATCAATTTAGAATTTAATTGGGATAGCGATATAGATAGACGGTTAGTGGATGTTTTGAATAAACTCCAGCAAGTTGAAGCATTACCACCGGAAGCTGGGGAATCTGATGTAGAAATTGTCAGCGGTAGCAGTAGTCCGATGATGTGGACGATACTGGTTGCGAAAGAAGGTTTTACGCCGAATGACGAACATTATCGGGATTTGGTTGATGATGTCATTGTACCAAGATTCCGTCAAGTGCAAGGTGTGGGGCAATTTCTGGTTTCTGGTGGTAGGGAAAGGGAAGTAGAAGTTGTTGTCGATCCTAAAGCTTTAGCCGACCGCAATCTTACTATTGGTGATGTAGTCAATGCGCTGCGTAGTAATAACCGAGATATTCGCGGTGGTCCCTTAGTGTTGGGAAGAAGGGAATATCGAGTTAGAACTGTGAGTCGTTCGACGGATGTGAAGCAATTAGAAGATTTTGTGCTGCGTCGGGATGAATCGGGAACGGTTTATTTACGAGATGTTGCTAAAGCTCAAATGGGGAGAAAAATTCAAGATAGGGCTTTAATTAGAGATAATAAACCGGCGGTTGCGGTGGGAATTGTTCGTCAGCCAAATGCCAACGTACCGGAAATATCTCAAGGCATTCGGCAAGCATTAGTAGATTTAGAAAAGCGGTTTGATAGGGAAGGGGAAGGTATTACTTTTGATATTCCCTATGATGAAAATGACTATATCAATCAATCGATTTCTTTTGTGCAAGGGAATTTGATGATGGGTGCTGTGTTAGCAGCGTTAATTTTATTACTATTTCTTGGCTCTTTACGGACGGTTGCTGTTATTGCAATCACGATTCCTACAACTTTAATTACAGTATTTATTGTATTTGCAGCTTTAGGACGTTCTTTAAATGTAATTAGTTTAGCTAGTTTGGCATTCGCTGTGGGGATGGTGGTTGATAATGCCATCGTGGTGTTGGAAAATGTGTTTACTCATATGCAAATGGGTAAATCACCAGTTAAAGCAGCTATCGAAGGTACCGAAGAAGTTGGTGGTGCAATGTTGGCTTCCACTTTGACAACTATTGCAGTATTTGCGCCAATTGTATTAGTTCAGGGAGAAGCGGGACAATTATTTTTTGATATTGGTATTGGACTTTCCGCATCGGTATTATTTTCTTTATTTGCAGCATTAACTTTAGTTCCGATGCTCTCCGGGTTATTTCTCAACCAAGCAGAAGCACAACGGATATTGCAAGGAATGGGAAATAATGGAGCAGGGAGCAGGGAGCAGGGAACAGGGGGAGAAAGAAGGAATAATCAACAAATTGATTCTTTACTAATTGCTTCCGATCAAATCATCCCAAATCCAACAAATACCTCACCACGCTCTAAGGGACACCCCTCTCCTTACCAAGGAGAGGGAAAGGGGGTGAGGTTTTTCCGGAATGGGTTTTTAGCGATCCAAAATCTAATAACCAAAGTCTCCCAAATATTCCTTTTCTTCCAACGTCGATTTGAAAATTTTCTCCTTGCTACGGTAAGTTGGTCAATAGGAGTCGGACGTAAAGGTAGACGTTTGATAGTATTAGCAATTCCCGTTACCTTACTATTTATCAGTTTTCAACTCCTACCCCCAGCAGATTACCTCCCCGAAGGCAACCGCAACTTGATATTATGGCTAGCACAACCATTCCCCGGAACTAGCATACCCGAAGCCATTAAACTTTCCCAAGGACCTAGAGATTTCGTCAGCGAGCAACCGGAAATCATGCGGAGTCTTTACGTTCATCGTAATGGCTTAAGAGCGATCGCCGCTTTTGTCGAACCAGAGCAAGCAACTGGTAACAAGCTTGATGAAATTGTTGATAGATTTAGGAAGCAGGGGGGTAACTTTCCCGGATATCGTTTTCTAGTACCCCGACGAGTATCAATTTTTCGCGATCCAGGTAAAGAATTTGAAGTTAATATTGTCGGACAAGATTTAGAACAGTTAAATCAATTGCAGCAGCAAGTAATGCAGCAATTACGAGGATTAGAAGGAGTACAAAACGCCCGCTCTAACTTTGTCACCGGAGCGCCAGAATTACAAGTTATCCCCAATCGAGTTAGGTTAGCAGAAGTCGGATTATCGGAAGCTGAATTGGGTGCAGTTGTCGAAGCAGCCTTGGGAGGTTTGCGGGCTTCCGAATTTACCGATGGGAAACGGGAACTTGATGTCACCGTGGAGTTGCAAAATACATCAGTAGAAACACCAGAACAACTACGGCAATTACCGTTAAATATTGGTAACGGCAGACAAGTACAGCTTAGCGACGTTGCCCAAGTTGTGGAAGCCACCGGGCCAGATGCAATTAATCATGTAGACTTAGAACGTTCGATAACTCTCACCGTCAACGTTTCTAGAGAAGCACCTTTGGGTGAATTGATCGAGCAAACAGAACAGCAAATTTTAGAACCCTTACGCGAAACTTTACCAACGGGTTTCCGTGCCGAATTAGCAGGCTCTGCCGATGTGCTATCGGAAACATTAATGCAATTGGGTTCAACTTTTGTTTTGTCTTTATTAATTACCTATTTACTACTTGTTGCCTTATATCGCTCCTTTAGTTTCCCGGTTTTGATTATGGCGACGGTACCCATGGGAATATCGGGAGCATTGTTGAGTTTAATTCTGGCAAATACCATTCCCGGCGTAGTAGTTCCCTTGGATATGATTACCGGATTGGGATTTGTAATTTTGACTGGAGTTGTGGTGAATAATGCCATCCTACTTGTAGATAGGTCATTACAATTACAGCAAGAAGGTAAAAGCTATAATGACTCCTTGTATTTAGCAGTAAAAGACAGATTGCGTCCAATTTTCATGTCAGCAG